The following coding sequences are from one Nilaparvata lugens isolate BPH chromosome 6, ASM1435652v1, whole genome shotgun sequence window:
- the LOC111055827 gene encoding transcriptional adapter 2-alpha-like isoform X1: MTLSIWNPQSSTTTTSIKEGMENGRSDVWSLKEEVNLLEAIMVCGLDWISISKRCVGRSSDECERHYYNYFIDNPRLIDFSILLKKTREFSCNSRTYLCRSLLSDSVCNCGDNECDNSSLISTIKEENILSDNEVTLKRTFGSVATCVTNRILEEANSDKHGGSSPSSSKTDVISKLHHVDSNFQGSTAKPNENISSLSHNSNLIKVEQDVKIDRDSTFIPKVSEINHDCSNSGSSLDKCLLKNERSIPTEASFSGTTQGKTIKCEPSYVDDVKPCDNMNFPQEVTRSNLSEASVSGTTQEQTIKCEPSYVDDENPCDNINSPLESSPEIVEYHGTRAGFDANRIEFDIEFDNAAEESLNNLHHELLEETPSDDEDDNNLLQQLSISVVQGYMHRLKERHSRKSLVQRFGLLDYSRIANYMKTVQTTFGKRFAKRLVLFKRFFSSKDYDNFMKGCQRLNELKNNFSTLCSYRERGITTLAAGNLYEEMSKIRNESTKQIQAIPVVRRLENGESVLSSTFRRPAPPIPVHQMPGYECLEKEEADFCSIQRIAPKSFLEYKSTLISECQKRKCLKLAHARPLLKIDVNKTRKLYDLLLNKNLIWKDEKMTDQ; the protein is encoded by the exons ATGACACTGTCTATCTGGAATCCCCAGTCTTCGACAACGAcaacaagtatcaa GGAAGGAATGGAAAATGGACGAAGTGATGTGTGGTCATTAAAAGAGGAAGTGAATCTCCTAGAAGCAATAATGGTGTGTGGTCTAGATTGGATATCTATTTCAAAACGTTGTGTAGGACGATCATCTGATGAATGTGAACGACattactataattattttattgataatccaagattgattgattttagtATTCTATTAAAGAAAACTCGTGAATTTTCCTGTAACAGCAGAACTTACCTCTGTCGAAGTCTGCTGTCAGATAGTGTTTGTAACTGTGGTGATAATGAATGTGATAACTCTAGTTTGATAAGTAcaataaaagaagaaaatattttatcagaCAATGAAGTCACACTCAAAAGGACATTTGGCTCTGTTGCAACTTGTGTAACTAATAGAATATTGGAGGAGGCAAATTCTGATAAGCATGGTGGTAGCTCTCCCAGTTCATCCAAAACTGACGTAATTTCAAAGTTACATCATGTTGATTCTAATTTCCAAGGAAGTACTGCTAAGCCTAATGAAAATATAAGTTCTCTCTCTCACAATTCCAATCTGATAAAAGTTGAGCAAGATGTGAAAATTGACCGTGATTCAACTTTTATCCCCAAAGTATCAGAAATCAATCACGACTGTAGTAACAGTGGTTCATCATTAGATAAATGTTTGCTGAAAAACGAAAGAAGTATCCCCACTGAAGCAAGCTTTTCAGGTACAACACAGGGAAAAACAATAAAGTGTGAACCATCTTATGTTGATGATGTAAAACCTTGTGATAACATGAATTTTCCTCAAGAAGTTACAAGAAGTAACCTCTCTGAAGCAAGCGTTTCAGGTACAACACAGGAACAAACAATAAAGTGTGAACCATCTTATGTTGATGATGAAAACCCTTGTGATAACATAAATTCTCCTCTTGAGTCATCACCAGAAATAGTTGAATACCATGGTACGCGTGCTGGATTTGATGCCAATAGGATTGAGTTTGACATAGAATTCGACAATGCGGCAGAAGAAAGTCTCAATAACTTACATCATGAGCTTCTCGAGGAGACGCCcagtgatgatgaagatgacaACAATTTGCTTCAACAACTGTCCATATCTGTGGTTCAAGGCTATATGCATCGTTTGAAAGAACGCCACAGCAGAAAGTCGCTAGTTCAAAGATTTGGTCTCCTTGACTATTCTAGAATTGCTAATTACATGAAAACTGTTCAG aCGACATTCGGAAAAAGATTTGCTAAACGTCTAGTTCTGTTCAAACGATTTTTCTCGTCCAAAGATTATGACAACTTCATGAAAGGATGCCAGCGTCTGAATGAACTGAAAAACAATTTTAGCACGCTATGCAGTTACAGGGAGCGAGGCATCACAACTCTGGCTGCTGGCAATTTGTATGAAGAGATGTCGAAGATTAGGAACGAAAGCACCAAACAAATACAGGCGATTCCTGTGGTCAGACGTCTGGAAAATGGCGAATCCGTTCTAAGCAGCACCTTTCGTCGCCCGGCTCCGCCGATTCCCGTTCATCAGATGCCTGG CTATGAATGTCTGGAAAAAGAAGAAGCCGACTTCTGTTCCATTCAAAGGATAGCTCCAAAATCATTCCTGGAATACAAAAGCACACTGATAAGCGAGTGTCAAAAAAGAAAGTGTTTGAAGCTAGCTCATGCAAGACCACTTTTAAAGATTGACGTCAATAAAACAAGAAAGCTGTATGATCTACTCTTGAACAAGAACTTGATATGGAAGGATGAAAAAATGACTGATCAGTAG
- the LOC111055827 gene encoding transcriptional adapter 2-alpha-like isoform X2 yields MENGRSDVWSLKEEVNLLEAIMVCGLDWISISKRCVGRSSDECERHYYNYFIDNPRLIDFSILLKKTREFSCNSRTYLCRSLLSDSVCNCGDNECDNSSLISTIKEENILSDNEVTLKRTFGSVATCVTNRILEEANSDKHGGSSPSSSKTDVISKLHHVDSNFQGSTAKPNENISSLSHNSNLIKVEQDVKIDRDSTFIPKVSEINHDCSNSGSSLDKCLLKNERSIPTEASFSGTTQGKTIKCEPSYVDDVKPCDNMNFPQEVTRSNLSEASVSGTTQEQTIKCEPSYVDDENPCDNINSPLESSPEIVEYHGTRAGFDANRIEFDIEFDNAAEESLNNLHHELLEETPSDDEDDNNLLQQLSISVVQGYMHRLKERHSRKSLVQRFGLLDYSRIANYMKTVQTTFGKRFAKRLVLFKRFFSSKDYDNFMKGCQRLNELKNNFSTLCSYRERGITTLAAGNLYEEMSKIRNESTKQIQAIPVVRRLENGESVLSSTFRRPAPPIPVHQMPGYECLEKEEADFCSIQRIAPKSFLEYKSTLISECQKRKCLKLAHARPLLKIDVNKTRKLYDLLLNKNLIWKDEKMTDQ; encoded by the exons ATGGAAAATGGACGAAGTGATGTGTGGTCATTAAAAGAGGAAGTGAATCTCCTAGAAGCAATAATGGTGTGTGGTCTAGATTGGATATCTATTTCAAAACGTTGTGTAGGACGATCATCTGATGAATGTGAACGACattactataattattttattgataatccaagattgattgattttagtATTCTATTAAAGAAAACTCGTGAATTTTCCTGTAACAGCAGAACTTACCTCTGTCGAAGTCTGCTGTCAGATAGTGTTTGTAACTGTGGTGATAATGAATGTGATAACTCTAGTTTGATAAGTAcaataaaagaagaaaatattttatcagaCAATGAAGTCACACTCAAAAGGACATTTGGCTCTGTTGCAACTTGTGTAACTAATAGAATATTGGAGGAGGCAAATTCTGATAAGCATGGTGGTAGCTCTCCCAGTTCATCCAAAACTGACGTAATTTCAAAGTTACATCATGTTGATTCTAATTTCCAAGGAAGTACTGCTAAGCCTAATGAAAATATAAGTTCTCTCTCTCACAATTCCAATCTGATAAAAGTTGAGCAAGATGTGAAAATTGACCGTGATTCAACTTTTATCCCCAAAGTATCAGAAATCAATCACGACTGTAGTAACAGTGGTTCATCATTAGATAAATGTTTGCTGAAAAACGAAAGAAGTATCCCCACTGAAGCAAGCTTTTCAGGTACAACACAGGGAAAAACAATAAAGTGTGAACCATCTTATGTTGATGATGTAAAACCTTGTGATAACATGAATTTTCCTCAAGAAGTTACAAGAAGTAACCTCTCTGAAGCAAGCGTTTCAGGTACAACACAGGAACAAACAATAAAGTGTGAACCATCTTATGTTGATGATGAAAACCCTTGTGATAACATAAATTCTCCTCTTGAGTCATCACCAGAAATAGTTGAATACCATGGTACGCGTGCTGGATTTGATGCCAATAGGATTGAGTTTGACATAGAATTCGACAATGCGGCAGAAGAAAGTCTCAATAACTTACATCATGAGCTTCTCGAGGAGACGCCcagtgatgatgaagatgacaACAATTTGCTTCAACAACTGTCCATATCTGTGGTTCAAGGCTATATGCATCGTTTGAAAGAACGCCACAGCAGAAAGTCGCTAGTTCAAAGATTTGGTCTCCTTGACTATTCTAGAATTGCTAATTACATGAAAACTGTTCAG aCGACATTCGGAAAAAGATTTGCTAAACGTCTAGTTCTGTTCAAACGATTTTTCTCGTCCAAAGATTATGACAACTTCATGAAAGGATGCCAGCGTCTGAATGAACTGAAAAACAATTTTAGCACGCTATGCAGTTACAGGGAGCGAGGCATCACAACTCTGGCTGCTGGCAATTTGTATGAAGAGATGTCGAAGATTAGGAACGAAAGCACCAAACAAATACAGGCGATTCCTGTGGTCAGACGTCTGGAAAATGGCGAATCCGTTCTAAGCAGCACCTTTCGTCGCCCGGCTCCGCCGATTCCCGTTCATCAGATGCCTGG CTATGAATGTCTGGAAAAAGAAGAAGCCGACTTCTGTTCCATTCAAAGGATAGCTCCAAAATCATTCCTGGAATACAAAAGCACACTGATAAGCGAGTGTCAAAAAAGAAAGTGTTTGAAGCTAGCTCATGCAAGACCACTTTTAAAGATTGACGTCAATAAAACAAGAAAGCTGTATGATCTACTCTTGAACAAGAACTTGATATGGAAGGATGAAAAAATGACTGATCAGTAG